A genomic stretch from Streptomyces venezuelae ATCC 10712 includes:
- a CDS encoding AMP-binding protein — MRGADTVAELVRRQWGDHRIGLRDEHHALTHHQVAAGAAARAALLVDLMPPVPGGEPHLGILLDNTPEYPLWLGAAALAGAAVAGINPTRRGAELARDIRHTACRVLVTQRAHLPLLDGLPLPGVRLLVTDTEAYEELLAPYGNARPGDAQLGPVRPESRFLLSFTSGSTGAPKAALCSQGRLAAAGSSLTTHFSVGPDDVHYICMPMFHGNAVIADWAPALAAGAGVALRARFSASRFLADVRRFDATYFTYVGRAVQYLLATPPTPEDRAHRLRLGFGTEAGAVDAARFRERFGVPLVEGYGSSEGGASIQRTPDTPTGAVGRAAPGDDLVVMDAETGRECEPARFSPTGVLLNASEAVGELVNRGRSTFEGYWRNPEAEAARLRSGWYWTGDLFYRDADGFLYFAGRTDDRLRVDSENLAAAMIEHILARWDRAAGVAVYAIPDPVAGDQVMAAIALRPGEVFDAAEFGAFLAAQGDLSTKMPPRFVRVMEELPLTATNKIARAVLRAAGFRSPDPTWWRPGPDTAYEPLTPTAITTLLATYSHHHRSPSYR, encoded by the coding sequence ATGAGGGGTGCGGACACCGTCGCGGAACTCGTACGGCGCCAATGGGGCGACCACCGGATCGGGCTGAGGGACGAGCACCACGCCCTCACCCACCACCAGGTCGCCGCCGGCGCCGCCGCGCGGGCCGCACTGCTCGTGGACCTGATGCCACCTGTGCCGGGGGGCGAGCCGCACCTCGGCATCCTGCTCGACAACACGCCGGAGTACCCGCTCTGGCTCGGGGCGGCGGCCCTCGCGGGGGCCGCCGTCGCCGGGATCAACCCCACCCGGCGCGGCGCCGAACTCGCCCGGGACATCCGGCACACCGCGTGCCGGGTCCTGGTCACCCAGCGCGCCCACCTGCCGCTCCTCGACGGCCTGCCGCTGCCGGGGGTGCGCCTCCTCGTCACGGACACCGAGGCGTACGAGGAACTCCTCGCCCCCTACGGGAACGCCCGCCCGGGCGACGCGCAGCTGGGCCCGGTGCGCCCCGAAAGCCGCTTCCTGCTGTCCTTCACCTCCGGTTCCACCGGCGCGCCGAAGGCCGCGCTCTGCAGCCAGGGCCGGCTGGCGGCGGCCGGCTCCTCCCTCACCACCCACTTCTCCGTCGGCCCCGACGACGTCCACTACATCTGCATGCCGATGTTCCACGGGAACGCGGTGATCGCGGACTGGGCGCCGGCGCTCGCCGCCGGGGCGGGGGTGGCGCTGCGGGCCCGCTTCTCGGCGTCCCGCTTCCTGGCGGACGTACGCCGCTTCGACGCCACCTACTTCACCTATGTGGGCCGCGCGGTGCAGTACCTCCTGGCGACCCCGCCCACCCCCGAGGACCGCGCGCACCGGCTCCGCCTCGGCTTCGGCACGGAGGCGGGGGCGGTGGACGCGGCCCGCTTCCGCGAGCGCTTCGGGGTGCCGCTCGTGGAGGGGTACGGCTCATCGGAGGGAGGCGCGTCGATCCAGCGGACCCCGGACACGCCGACGGGCGCGGTCGGCCGGGCGGCGCCGGGGGACGACCTGGTGGTGATGGACGCGGAGACGGGACGGGAGTGCGAGCCGGCCCGTTTCTCCCCCACGGGCGTGCTCCTCAACGCCTCGGAGGCGGTCGGAGAACTCGTCAACCGGGGACGCAGCACCTTCGAGGGGTACTGGCGCAACCCCGAGGCGGAGGCGGCCCGGCTGCGCTCCGGCTGGTACTGGACCGGCGACCTCTTCTACCGGGACGCGGACGGCTTCCTCTACTTCGCGGGCCGTACGGACGACCGGCTGCGGGTCGACAGCGAGAACTTGGCGGCGGCCATGATCGAACACATCCTGGCCCGCTGGGACCGGGCCGCGGGCGTCGCGGTCTACGCGATACCGGACCCGGTGGCGGGGGACCAGGTGATGGCGGCGATCGCGCTGCGGCCGGGGGAGGTCTTCGACGCGGCGGAGTTCGGGGCGTTCCTGGCGGCGCAGGGGGACCTGAGCACGAAGATGCCGCCGCGGTTCGTCCGGGTGATGGAGGAACTGCCGCTCACGGCGACGAACAAGATCGCCCGGGCGGTACTGCGTGCGGCGGGCTTCCGGTCCCCGGACCCGACGTGGTGGCGGCCGGGCCCGGACACGGCGTACGAACCGCTGACCCCGACGGCGATCACCACCCTCCTGGCCACCTACAGCCACCACCACCGGTCCCCGTCCTACCGGTAG
- a CDS encoding lytic polysaccharide monooxygenase auxiliary activity family 9 protein: protein MRKKSVGSAVVALGVAGATLLATGSAGSHGYTDSPISRQKLCANGTVTNCGSIQWEPQSVEGPKGFPAAGPADGKICSAGLTQFAQLDDPRGGAWPATQLTAGQSYSFRWQFTARHRTTDFKYYITKNGWNPSQKLTRAALDPQPFLTVPYNNQQPPATLSHSGTIPAGKTGRHLILAVWTIADTANAFYACSDVKF from the coding sequence ATGCGCAAAAAGTCAGTCGGGTCGGCGGTGGTGGCGCTCGGCGTCGCCGGCGCCACCCTCCTCGCCACCGGTAGTGCCGGCAGTCACGGCTACACCGACTCGCCGATCAGCCGCCAGAAGCTCTGCGCCAACGGCACCGTGACCAACTGCGGCTCCATACAGTGGGAGCCCCAGTCGGTCGAGGGGCCCAAGGGCTTCCCCGCCGCCGGCCCCGCCGACGGCAAGATCTGTTCCGCCGGGCTCACGCAGTTCGCCCAGCTGGACGACCCCCGGGGCGGTGCGTGGCCCGCGACGCAGCTCACGGCGGGCCAGAGCTACAGCTTCCGCTGGCAGTTCACGGCCCGGCACCGCACCACCGACTTCAAGTACTACATCACCAAGAACGGCTGGAACCCGAGTCAGAAGCTGACCCGGGCCGCGCTCGACCCCCAGCCGTTCCTGACCGTCCCCTACAACAACCAGCAGCCGCCGGCGACGCTCTCGCACTCGGGGACGATCCCGGCGGGCAAGACGGGCCGTCATCTGATCCTGGCGGTGTGGACGATCGCGGACACCGCGAACGCCTTCTACGCCTGCTCGGACGTCAAGTTCTGA